The Henckelia pumila isolate YLH828 unplaced genomic scaffold, ASM3356847v2 CTG_461:::fragment_3, whole genome shotgun sequence genome window below encodes:
- the LOC140871217 gene encoding uncharacterized protein, producing the protein MEGGAAESQEKSSPTSHTEGESLAYVGRTTEDLYSVYLHGISQRNVPPPQPHQQQRLDHAAATYNVAASYSNTMLLHEVTNNAVNYQNFARSGYILPEPFYSLGFQQQYPSPRNRALIGNLRGNPLSPRVMRFEGIPNANNVSAGGGSNTYVVGESSAQGAARKKRRMISQGNINFQGENFIACDTSGERYTIYDNKYEEIGLPMDPHIRAFLANNANGNHVRGSASNT; encoded by the exons ATGGAGGGAGGGGCAGCAGAGTCGCAAGAAAAATCATCACCAACTTCGCATACAGAG GGAGAGTCATTAGCATATGTGGGAAGAACCACTGAAGATCTGTATTCAGTCTACTTGCATGGAATTTCACAGCGAAATGTTCCGCCACCACAACCACATCAACAACAACGTCT GGACCATGCAGCAGCAACTTATAATGTTGCGGCGTCGTACTCCAACACTATGTTGCTGCATGAAGTCACGAATAATGCTGTAAACTACCAGAATTTCGCGAGATCGGGATACATTTTACCTGAACCATTCTACTCTCTTGGATTTCAGCAGCAATACCCGTCTCCGAGGAATCGG GCACTAATTGGAAACCTGCGAGGCAATCCATTGTCACCAAG AGTGATGCGATTTGAAGGCATTCCAAATGCAAACAATGTTTCGGCTGGTGGCGGCTCCAACACGTACGTGGTCGGCGAGAGCTCGGCTCAAGGTGCAGCGCGAAAAAag AGGAGAATGATTTCCCAAGGCAATATTAACTTTCAAGGAGAAAACTTCATCGCATGCGATACTTCTGGTGAAAG GTACACAATTTATGATAACAAGTATGAAGAAATTGGTCTTCCTATGGATCCACATATCCGAGCTTTTCTTGCAAACAATGCAAATg GTAATCATGTGCGAGGATCAGCATCAAATACGTAG